Below is a genomic region from Dioscorea cayenensis subsp. rotundata cultivar TDr96_F1 chromosome 14, TDr96_F1_v2_PseudoChromosome.rev07_lg8_w22 25.fasta, whole genome shotgun sequence.
TAAATTGACACTAATTTGATAGGCTATATTTAAAGTAAAGTAACATTCTAATGTCCGCTTCCAAATTAATTCTCTTGCTTTCCATGACCCTAGGCAATTAAGTTAAGAgtgccaacgaccttcgggtctattggtacacggatCGTCGATAGAGCTCTCaacgagtggtgagagttcgattttctgctgagggcacatttctgggagttgtgaatagtagttgtgtacgggtggttccagtGCCCACATGAGCGcagccccgtccccacttgttccaccaaAGCtggtgcacgtccctgggtctctagtgggttcgccccgttcctcttcccaaaaaaattaaattaagagtAAATCAAATTCTAATCCCCATAATCTATAATAAACTCTGCTATTTCAACCTCCAAACTAATCAAATTAAGTAAGCTTTGCATTGTTGTGACAATTGGATCGCCAAACCAATTATCTCCCTAAAAATTCACCTTACGGTCATTGCTTCTTCTCCAAACAAGTCTTTTTTTCAACAAAGATACATACACGTTACAATAAACCCCTCCACAAACTCAACCaatattgtgttttttaagCGTCACGGCCATAATATTAATGCATATCAGCACCACACGTGCATTTCATATTTTGCCTTAAGAATTACAACTCAAAAGCATCCTCTTCGTTCAAAAATTAATGCCACGCAATCTTTCGTATCAAGGAGAGATTCTAAAACACCATAGTTTAAACATCTAATTAACCCTCTCTGTCAATTTTCAATTTACGTAGTCTTCTAACCCACCAATGAACATCTCCCACCGCACACAAAAAAACCACTAGTTTGATAAAAACATATGGCGCTGCACATGtgagaatataatatatatatatatatatatatatattttcaccTAATCTTTTTTCTCACACCTAATCCAAGAATTAAGTAAgctaatctttattttttttttttcttttataaacaGAGGGAATGAGAGACACTCTCAATGCACCACTCAGTTGAAAAGTGAGTGAGGGTGAAAAAAAAGTGGGAAAAAATAGtgagaaagaaattaaagacTTTGTGTTGCTTCTATTACATGAGAGAAGAAATTATTATCCTTTTTGTTAATAGAAAACttataattcttatttttactatagtaaaattcttttattttgacCGTGATTTTGACCGTGATTTTTATCCTAAATTATTTTGGagttttttatgtaaaatttgtgtctctttatctttattattattatttcaagaaCTTTTACTCGGATCCTACTCTATCCTTCCATAATTGGGAAGTTTATGAAAACAACCCcaacattaacaaaaattataaattttggcGGCCTGTGATAAGCAAGGGCCATAACCTAAGTAGCAAGCCGCAAGCCCAACACACTTATATTTGATTTGAACTAGGATGTAGATGGGTCAAAGCTAAGTCAGTCAAGTCCAAGTCCACCAGGCCCACTTCTAGAAACTCGACTACagcaaaataattatttaagttttaaattgtTGAGGGTCaggattttttttctaatttcaaaggcacatttataaaaaatcgtagggttttttttttttgggtgtagCAATATAAATTTGGTATCTCTAACTTTTTCCCATAAATGAATTTTctcatgtgtgtgtatatatatatatatatattaataaaaaaaaatgacaactcttgcataaaatttaattttttaattttttaatttcttgtcttACTAAGCCatggtatttatatataataaaaaataatatattttaaacccAGTGAAACTCATAAAATTTACAATTTATAGTAataaatccattaaaaataaaaaatactattttagTACCATATTAAGAGGTATTTgtgcattctaaaaaaaaagttttttgttttgcatttacaaaaatatcaaaattttgtaaaaaaaattaccaaaatatatattatgaatttattttattttttttgacaaacgAAAAGTTTCcaaagagaaatgaaaataaaaaactaattttaaaaaataggtattagaaattattaatttatagagATTTAACTTGtgactttatcttattttactATCCTTAATGTAACTTTATGTAAAGTTTATTTGATACATTTATATTAtggaataatattttattaaatttatatattttaaaatctaaatttcaAGTTAGTGTCCGGAGCTAATTTAATACTCTCTcagttcctttttatctgtcgtgaataaccgaatttcacataccaagaaagttggttatttcacataatttaataaaaaaaattagttatttttctaaaattatccttaatttatattttcacatttctctcttatattaaatttcaaaaatagaattgaataaagtgttaagataatttttgaaaaaaaataataataaatgtgacaaataaaaagaaacatggatttatgacagataaaaaggaacggaggaagtattttggttgtttgtttCCACACCTAGGAGatactttatttgttttgtatatatacatgttctATTCTTAATAGATTTATggttcatctatttttttaaaaaacctcaTATGCTCACGGatattagaatataattatgtaaaacattgattaatataatttataaaaaggaAGATGAGAAACAATATTCACGTCCACTTGTGAGTCAAATATATTGCTGACTATTCAAAGAATAAGAACACATTAATGGCGCAGTGCTCAAGAGAAACCTAGGTCTTCTTTTAAATGAGATGCATGCCTATCTTTGACTCCAACAACTCTCACTAAAAAGAAATGCATGGATGACTTAATTAAGGAATAAAATACAATGTACTTAGTGTGGTTAGAAAATAATTAAGGAAATACAATGTAATTAGGTTCATGAATCAACTGCCACAAAAGACTTTCCAACTTTAAAACTAAAGACTGGTTTCATTCATGAAAAATGTTGTGAAATTACTGTGATTAGAAAATACATGGCAAGTTCATTGCAATTCCAAGTCTCTCATTTCACATCTTGAGATTTCAGATTTGAAATTCATGAGAAGTCTTTAATTAACTTCCAAGAATGAAGAATGAAGAAGCCTTGTTCACAATAAGGAAAGACCACATTTCATGTCAACCTTGTTTTTTAAAGATGCaaactttaaataataatgtttgCAATTAAATGCAATTAAATACAATTCAATCCAATTCATACTATAATACtatgattataaataaataaatatttcttagtTTGAACAATAGAATTTGTCAAACCGatgtattataaataaatatgactatatagtattatttaaataaaagtcatatATTAAACAAATCTATACAATCACTAATCACAAATGAGTACATGCCGTATATATATTAGTGcatagatattattattatagttttttttataaagtaaataaaccgtaatttattaaagaaaaaactaCAAGCACAAAGCAACTATTATAGTTTgattattcaaatattttatgattttattcttttattaccATGAATTTTATATGGGAAAATAATTTAAGACAGGAAAAAAAAACGAAATACAATATGTATAAACAcgtacaaattaaaaaaaaaaaatcaagaaacatgttttatttatttatttatttttttaaagaaaactctGCAAGGACAAATGGGGAAAATAGCTAGCAAGATAATTTTCTAGTATTAGTCTACGTTCGTCGTTCAACCTCAGACTGTAGCCCATTTGCACCTTTCCCCCAAACTTCCACACAAATACCATCATATTCATTCTCCTCTCCACCCAACCCAAGCTCCTCCCTCTATATAACCCACTTCTCCACTTCCCTCTCTTGTTATCACTTCTTCTATTCCTTTCTCtagctctctctctttctctcaaatTAAGTTATATATCTTCTCTagctctttatatatataagtatattataTAAGAATAATCAGAGGAAATTATGGAAAGTTTACTTAAGTGTGGAGCTAACTATGTTCCTCTAAGTCCCATTACCTTCTTATCAAGAGCTGCGTATGTGTACTCAGACCGCACCTCCATCATCTACCAAAACACACGGTTCACTTGGAACCAAACTTATCACCGTTGCCTCCGCCTCTCCTCCGCTCTCCGCTCTCAACTCTACATCAACAAGAACGACGTGGTTTGTCTCTTTTAAACTTATTATATatcatgttattaattttatgtttaattttcagaGCTAGCTGTTGTTTtctagatagatatatatatatatatatatatatatattcttaatatatttatattatatatatgtaggtATCAGTGCTGGCACCAAATATTCCGGCTATATACGAGATGCACTTCGCCGTGCCAATGGCCGGAGCGGTGCTGAACACGATAAACACAAGACTGCATGCTAAGGACGTGGCCAAAATTCTGGTTCATTCTGAGGCCAAGGTTCTCTTTTATGATTATCAATACATCAAGCTCATCGATGATATTATCGATCATTTCATCTCTAACAATATTACTCCCTTACCTCAACTTATCCTGATTGACGACATCGACACCCCCACCGGTGTTGTTCGTCATGGTAAGTTTGAGTATGAGGAGCTAATCGCTAGAGGTGATCCGATGCATGCTCCACATGTTCTTGAAGATGAATGGGATGCCATAGCATTGAATTACACTTCAGGGACAACATCAGCTCCAAAGGGAGTAGTGTATAGCCATAGAGGAGCATATATAAGTTGCAtgactcttcttcttcaatgggGTGTAGGGAATGAACCAGTTTATCTCTGGTCACTTCCCATGTTCCATTGCAACGGTTGGACGTTCACATGGGGCATGGCCGCACGTGGGGGCACAAACGTGTGCATCAGGAACACAACTGCTGCTGAAATGCATAGAGCCATCACTCaacacaaggtcactcacatgTGTTGTGCTCCTATTGTGCTCAAAATAATCTCTGAAGGTTGTGATCATTGCAACATGAGTACTACTGCTACTCTTCACCGGAGACCTGTTGTAGAGATCCTCACCGGCGGTGCTCCGCCACCTGCTGCACTGCTGAAAAAGATTGAAAATCTCGGGTTTCATGTCACTCATGCTTACGGTCTCACCGAGGCCACGGGTCCGGCGACGGTGTGTGAGTGGAAGGCTGAGTGGAATGAGCTACCAAGAGAAGATCAGGCAAAACTGAAAGCCCGGCAAGGGATCAGTGTGCTCACACTTGCGGACATTGATGTGAAGAACTTGGAAGACATGAAGAGTGTTCCTAGAGATGGGAAGACAAGAGGAGAGATTGTGATCAGAGGGAGTAGTATAATGAAAGGTTACTTCAAGAATGAGGAAGAAACAAGGAAGGCATTCGTTGATGGATGGTTTTTAACAGGAGATGTTGGAGTTATTCATCCTGATGGTTATGTGGAGATAAAGGATAGGTCTAAGGATGTTATAATCTCAGGTGGGGAGAATATTAGCAGTGTTGAGGTGGAGAATGTGCTTTACTGGCATCCAGCGGTGGAGGAAACAGCAGTGGTGGCAATGAAACATCCTCACTGGGGAGAGACACCATGTGCCTTCTTGAAAGTCAAGAAGGAGTTTGTTGAAAGAATTAAAGAAGAGGAGATAATCATGTATTGCAGGAAAAATATGTCCAAGTTCATGGTGCCCAAGAAGGTagttttcatggatgagctTCCAAAGACTGCAACTGGGAAAATCATAAAGTCTGATCTTAGAGAAATGGCTAAAAGCTTCAAGGTGGCAACAATGGCCGGCAGGGTGACACAGCAGCAGAAGCAGCAGCAGAGGAGTAATAAAAGGCTTGGTGATGAACCTCAAATTGAACAACAAGTCATGGCTTTGTCTCGTCTTTGATTacgtataattaattatatttatatttatatatatatatatatatatctagtgTTAAGTGTAGAAATTAACAAGGGGGTATACGTACGTGAGATGCATGCaaaattgttttataatatattaatatgtagTTTTGCTTTTTATTGCAATTTTATCAGGTATATGATGCTTAATAAATAGTGGAttctcattcttttcttcaaaattaaGATTGGAAGTTATTAGTAAACTTTggttcttattcttcttttttgacTGACTAGTGTTTGTTAAGCAATTAATAGTGGGAGACTTACCAAACTTGGACTGGGATCTTCTCTGTGTTTTCTCAATAgtggattcttttctttttttttaaaaaaaaaaatactttataaaaaaaactcacactttctaattattttgtaaatgtAGACCTCTTTTCGTCGGCTTTAGCTAACATTATTGTGCAAATTTCTTAATaacatatttctttaaataTCTTATCTTTGACTAAATCTTtcgttttcaattaaaactcatATCTTTCTCATTTATTCATGTAGATGGATTTTGGAatctaatcatatttttaaaattttgaataaagattttatttatcaaattctaTATTTTGCATCGGTTACAATTAAATAATAGAGATGTGTATAATTTGAAGAGACAACTTggtcatttaaaaataatcaattagtAATGCATTGCTCTAGAATAAAGAATATTTTGAGCATATTTGACTACTGTTGAGCGCTGACGGGTAAGACTAAGAGgactatttttatttgtaatagaaCCAGATAATTTGTTTTGTGTAAAATCACAATAAACGAGGGGGCTGCTTGAAAAGATCCCTTTTATATAATTCCCAATACAGAGAGAAGCTTACCCATTATGGtcagtttatttatattaatcttTTGCCTCATTTAATGAGATTTTAATTAACCATTCTGATTAGatgtttcaattttatttgaatgtaaaCTCAGCATATATACTAAGAAATAAGAACTaataagaatattaaaaaaacttagataactgtaatataaaaataaaaccaatcaGACATAATTTGATGTATCTTTAATTACAAATTGCCCCTGTTTATCTCCATCATTGTCAAAATTAACTCCTGCATAATTAACAACAAAGTGAAAATGGATAACACTtcatatcaaataaatatattaattacattGTTCATGTTTTAAGAGCCCTGAAATTTATATTGGGGCACTATAATTCCATAGTTAAATTCAACATTAAACCATTTAACAAACAAGCATTAGATCAATACTAGTTGGAGCTTGAGTAGCTCCAATTTGAAGTTTTAAACAGCAGATCAAACAGTAACAAAAGCTGGAATGTCTAAAGAACACTCAGCAAAAGAACATAACTTTCTTCACATTTTCCTTCAGAGCTGGCAGGGGCTTAACAGGAGCAGGAGAAGCAGGAGCAGCAGCAGTCCCGTGTCCCCGGGGACTACGAGCTCCTCGGCCACTAGCACCGTTTGTCGTTGATCCATTGTCCGATGTATCCGCCAACAGATAGAAACGAGCTCGGAATGCAGCCAAATGAGCATAATATGCGGGTGGAACTGCAGCATGAAACAGAAATACAAACAACATTGAACCATATCTTCAAGTGatgaggggaaaaaaaaacaatgcaatGTACTAGCTTACCGATCGATACAGATCGTGTGCACCGCGCATAACTGCAGGGAATGATCAGGATCAGAGGAAGCAAATGATGTTCATAGTCTCAAGCAAGCAAAGCAACACTGAAATAAAGTGCAGGTAAATTTTACAGTAATTTTCACAAAGGAAGTGCATTACGTGTAACAGAGATTGTTTGTGAGAGATTGGAGTTGATCAGCTGTAAAACCATTCTCATCAAGTAGCACATGATAATGAGCTGGACGGCTTGTACCCTGCATCAACATGGTTGGATTGAGTGACAATATCAAgagattaaaacaaaattttaaagataaaatgcaaataaacaaGATGGTGTAGAATTTACTTTTACTCCTGCATGACTGCACAAGTAGAAGTCAAACTCTGTTGGATGGCAGATCTTTGTGTCGACAACAGTCCCTAAAATTCAGAAGAATTGATCTGATTAGAATTAGAACTCTAGTTACTGAGAAATACAGAGACGATAACAGTTTACTAACCAGGCAGTATATTTCCGCTTCGATCAATAGAGCGATGATCAGCATGGTTGTTCGCAAAGAGACGAGTGTGATGCCGTTTttgaacaacaacaaaagttaTCAGAGGCTGATAATTAGGCTCCAAAGATTCGCATGCCTGATGAAGGATGTATATATCAGTAAAATGACATACACACTGAAGTTAGAATAGAAAAACATCGGTGTCACCTTTCTTATTGCTTGAACTTCATGCACGAGTACTTGGAAAAACTGACCCTCAGAGACACCATCCCTGCAGAGAAAGAATGATCAGATAGATAATTCATTAAAAGGAAGAGAAGATATCGAGTTATTGATACCTGTAAAATATAATCCGTAGAGGCTTCTGATTAGTTGCCTGATAGAACGAGAGAAGAAGCTCCCTGTAAATCTCATTATTAGTTCGTACTGCATAAATACAACAGTACACGCAGAACCAAGAAACCACACCTGAATATATGTACACATACTTAATCATGCCACCGGTGATAGTTCCCCCTCGGAGATCTTTCTGTTCTGTGAATAAATCTTGTATCAGTTCCTGGCCATGGGACTGTGCACCTACCAAAACAGCATATTTGGTAACCTCTGGCCAGTCTTGAGAAGCAACAACCTACAAAATGATAATGAAACTTGAAGAATGAGATAAAGTTTCAAAACGTTAGTTATATGAGGATGATGAAGCATCATACAGCAGCAATTGAGGGGCTGGATTCCTCCCCTGGATGAGGATGAGTAACATCAGCTCCAAATATAATGGTTGGCAAGTCACTGACCAAAGGCATTCGTCTCATCAGTGCATCTACAAGAACTGTGTTCCGGCCTCCAACCTATCCTCCAATCAACAAAAGCCAAAGACAAGAGAACATATGatagaagagagaaagagagagagagagaagagaagaattcTACGAATTGTATACAACACACATACCTTCACATTAATCTTGAGAGCAACATTGGCCAAATATTGTTGTTTTCCTGTCTTACAAACATGCTTCGTCAAACAGCACTGTGAGATCAATCCAAGATCTGTCTCACAAATCCTTTTCAGCTCACCTGCCATGACAACATAAATTAACATCCTAAGAACTaataaacccttttttttttttttgcagtaaTGAATCAATGTAGAATTTACATGGTAATGGATCATTGATATGCAGCAAAATGACAATGGTATGTCTTGTAATGTTCTTTAAATACCAATTCATAACTCACATTCCCAAATTCAGAGATGAAATTTGGTTTCTCTATCTAGTTGAAGAAAGATGAAGAGGAGGCATACCATAAAGGGGCCCATTATTATCAGGCAAGATTGCGATCAGCAGCTCGAGTTCTTTGCCTTGAGGTTTGAGCATTTTCATAGCATCAGAATATCGCTCATTCAGAGCTCTCTCTACTTGTTCAGGCTGAGAAGATAATAAAGGAAGAATTGGGTCTGGCGCAAAATCCTGCATAAAAAACAAATGGTGTAAAACGTATGACCATATTAATAGTGTCCACAAAAGTTTCAATTCAGATATACTGTTAAATCAAGATCATGTGCAGAAAAGATGAACTACTAGCACACCATTCCAGATATCTGACACATCTGCGCAAGTTCCTGACAGAACCTATGAGCGACTCCATTACGAACATTTCGTGAAAAGTTGATGCATGCCCAGTAGCTCACTCTTCCACCATTGATAACTTTCTGCATAAAAAGTCATACCAAACATGCGATGGCTTAGAACGAATGTAATTATTAGAAAATGCAAAGGATGCGGCAAGGCATTCATTTGTTAAAGATAATATATAGACGATatgaaatgattttattttggcatacaaatttaattttcagaTGAGCAAAGCatgaaattataataaagtTGTACCTTATTCATCATGTTCCACTGCCCGACTCGGGGTAAGACATCCCTTTCTCTTCCTGTGTCGTGGTATTTAAGCTGTAAAAcagttaaaatttaaataaaccaCAAGTACAAAATTTAACCACCAAGATTTCATCATAGTACTATATAAAGAAAGCCTTGAATGGAGATTTTGCATAGAATTCggcaaagaaaaataatcaacaatCATGGGAGCTGAAATGGCCAATTTGAAGAATTATCTTTTAGTAACTTTAGGACATATAATACAAAAACAGTCAATCAGTAAGAATAGGACAGTGAActacaaaacaacaaaactcAGGAGGAAATTACTTACCCGTGGTGCAGGCAAAATGCGCGCATCAACTAAAGCTAGTGATGGACTAATTCTGATTCCAAACTCCCTAGCATATTGATCGTTATGGTATGCATTGTGATGGACTGTCTGAGAAAGCAATGacagagaaaaaagaaacatcaTGTTCCAACAATCTCTCATGAGCACACATAAATTTCTTttgtctttatttcttttcttccttttttttttatcgttGAGAAAGAGCTATGTCTTTCCTGTCATCATTAACAAATGGGCCATATCACAAAAATATAGAATAACACATAGAACAAATGCAGCTTCAATACTAGCAAAAAACCACCAAAATGCAACTTAAAACATTACTTGCTATTAGGTATGTTTGATGTTTCAAGGAATGGTTTATGAGATACTGTAATGCAGGTTAAAATAATCACCTGTATAATATCCCGCTCCCGATCCTGTGGATGTTGACAAGTCACATTGAGAAGAGCACTAATCTGTTTTTCGTTCAATTTCTTGTAGTATTTTTGGCCTTCAATAATCTTGCACACctgaaataatattttgaaggtCAAGGTGCATGCGTCAGCCAAATGGTTTAAAGCAAGCTATAGGTTAGCAAATTCTTGAACACTCATGAGTGACGGAGATGatgccaaaataataataataataataattgtagcTCAAGTGACAACAAACCTCCATTGGCAAATAATTTTGTCTCTTTTGGTTGCCCACTTGTAAGCAAGGTAAGGTTGTGTGCTGAATATTGAAACCGTAAGTTTCTTGAAAATATTGTACAACCGACTTTCTTGTACCTCTGTCATCAACAGGAAACCTATTGGTGCAGTAATGTTTCCAAAACATGGAAAGGACATAAAAGGACCATATTAGCAAACTAGGAGTGAAGATCACGTATATAGATTTATTGCATTTAGTAAacagcaattaaaaaaaaagaaagaattagatACAAAATAATCATATAGAGTATCATACGTACGTCAACTCTCTTGTAGCCTGCGTTGTTAAACCAGCTATACGGTACTTTCTCCGCATATTGCCTCGATGTGTAACCTCAATTTTCACACCTCTAAGAGCCTTCTTGATCTGGAAAAAGGAGAGGGGGAAAATGTGTGAACATTAGGGAGGAAAAATCTAAGAATTGTTCAAGTACGCTCAAGTGTGTACATTGtaaacttaataataaaaaaaacacaataatgatGTTATAAAAGcataaaggaaaatgaaaagaacaagGATTAGTCAAAGTTTAGCTCATTATCTGTCATGAACATAGAAACTCGGAGCTgcaaagttaaataaaaaaatggcaaaTAAGCAAGCATCAATGAAATGgccaaaagagaaaaattaggGTAGTGTACATTCACTTTGAATGAACAGGCTCCTATGCAAAACTAATTCAGGAAACAAAAATGAGACCTTCACTCGATCGGCATCAGATAATGGCCTCGCGGAGACATCCTTATTTAAAAGCTGAGTGACAAAATCAATAACTGGAAGTGGCTCGATGAATGCAGAGGATGACATATCTGCAACAGAAAGAAATTTCTCAATGAAGTACTTGTTGATGAATAATGTGTCAGAAATTGTTAAAGAAACAAGTGGCTGAATCAGTAGACAATCTtctggaaaacaaaaaaaggaaggaTTACATATCCAACGGTTTTGTTGCACTGGTGGACAAAGCATGTATTGGCTGCAATGACTATTGAAAGAATGAGAAGTCCTATCTTCCCTGAGTGTAGTTCTACTTTAGAacataaaagaaggaaaaagatttATAGTTTTCACAACAACAATCATATAACTACGCCTAAATTAATTTAAGTGCACATGATAATTTATTCAATCATTTGCATGATAGATCCTCTCCAACCTTATATCAGAAATCTCAAACTAGAAGATCTCTATCAAAGCATTTAATCTGGTTCTGTTTTTCTGAGGCTAGTTAAAAACCATTGGAGATCTTTTGATCTTGGAGGTTACTAAAAGCACACAGTGCAAATCTGCAGATTCACATATGTTCATCTAAAAGTTAACCACGGTATAGAATGGCAACACATGGTCTGAACTCTTCTCATAAAACACAATTTCAAAACAACAAGCCATATGCACCGCCTAGACGAACATCTACATATGTGAAGGAAGATTTGTGCCACGAAACAGCTTCTCAAAGAACACATACAGTTCTCTATCCTTCAAATAGTTTAGGGGCGTACAAATATAATTTGAGTTTCAATAAGGGGAGTGAGTGATGATTGTCAAAAGAGTAAGGGAAACTGATTTACCAATATTAAGTGATAACCCCATTTGTGTTGGACGGATACTCTGGTAAAATCCACGGAAGGTTTCCAAGCCCTCACCAAGAGAATGCCGTCTCCCCAGATCAGGTGAATAAAAATATCGACCAACCGGCAAATACCTAAAACCCACCAAATTACTTCATTAAGCAAAACTCTGGCACACTCAAGTGGATAACACCACATGATACAAACCTTGCGCTAGGCAACTCACGAAGAACAATATCAAGAACTCGAATAGCATCTTGGGGTGTGGCTGTTTCTGTCAGCCGCCCGGCAAGGAACAATTCTAAATGGTGAAGATTGACACGGGCAGCAAACTTGATCACCACCTTGAACGCTCTTTCAAGCCAGTATTTCAGCAAGACGAGCAAACAAATCAAATCAGTATGACACAGTAAA
It encodes:
- the LOC120275790 gene encoding protein argonaute 1B-like isoform X2, producing the protein MGRLEEKSANFQLLLSMAGRGSGQGRPQPGAERGPTPQSRGSIPRRQFHGSRRGSSGRFSPAGPSQPPAPELHQAMPMAPSQGSAFSIPSHEQQFQQLSIHGEASSSHGISKSMRFPQRPGIGITGSKCVVKANHFFAELPNKDLHQYDVSITPEVKRREVNRAVMRQLVNLYRMSQLGGRLPAYDGQKSLFTAGPLPFSSKSFDIVLNEEEDGGGGGGGGGGGGQRAFKVVIKFAARVNLHHLELFLAGRLTETATPQDAIRVLDIVLRELPSARYLPVGRYFYSPDLGRRHSLGEGLETFRGFYQSIRPTQMGLSLNIDMSSSAFIEPLPVIDFVTQLLNKDVSARPLSDADRVKIKKALRGVKIEVTHRGNMRRKYRIAGLTTQATRELTFPVDDRGTRKSVVQYFQETYGFNIQHTTLPCLQVGNQKRQNYLPMEVCKIIEGQKYYKKLNEKQISALLNVTCQHPQDRERDIIQTVHHNAYHNDQYAREFGIRISPSLALVDARILPAPRLKYHDTGRERDVLPRVGQWNMMNKKVINGGRVSYWACINFSRNVRNGVAHRFCQELAQMCQISGMDFAPDPILPLLSSQPEQVERALNERYSDAMKMLKPQGKELELLIAILPDNNGPLYGELKRICETDLGLISQCCLTKHVCKTGKQQYLANVALKINVKVGGRNTVLVDALMRRMPLVSDLPTIIFGADVTHPHPGEESSPSIAAVVASQDWPEVTKYAVLVGAQSHGQELIQDLFTEQKDLRGGTITGGMIKELLLSFYQATNQKPLRIIFYRDGVSEGQFFQVLVHEVQAIRKACESLEPNYQPLITFVVVQKRHHTRLFANNHADHRSIDRSGNILPGTVVDTKICHPTEFDFYLCSHAGVKGTSRPAHYHVLLDENGFTADQLQSLTNNLCYTYARCTRSVSIVPPAYYAHLAAFRARFYLLADTSDNGSTTNGASGRGARSPRGHGTAAAPASPAPVKPLPALKENVKKVMFFC
- the LOC120275790 gene encoding protein argonaute 1B-like isoform X4, with protein sequence MAGRGSGQGRPQPGAERGPTPQSRGSIPRRQFHGSRRGSSGRFSPAGPSQPPAPELHQAMPMAPSQGSAFSIPSHEQQFQQLSIHGEASSSHGISKSMRFPQRPGIGITGSKCVVKANHFFAELPNKDLHQYDVSITPEVKRREVNRAVMRQLVNLYRMSQLGGRLPAYDGQKSLFTAGPLPFSSKSFDIVLNEEEDGGGGGGGGGGGGQRAFKVVIKFAARVNLHHLELFLAGRLTETATPQDAIRVLDIVLRELPSARYLPVGRYFYSPDLGRRHSLGEGLETFRGFYQSIRPTQMGLSLNIDMSSSAFIEPLPVIDFVTQLLNKDVSARPLSDADRVKIKKALRGVKIEVTHRGNMRRKYRIAGLTTQATRELTFPVDDRGTRKSVVQYFQETYGFNIQHTTLPCLQVGNQKRQNYLPMEVCKIIEGQKYYKKLNEKQISALLNVTCQHPQDRERDIIQTVHHNAYHNDQYAREFGIRISPSLALVDARILPAPRLKYHDTGRERDVLPRVGQWNMMNKKVINGGRVSYWACINFSRNVRNGVAHRFCQELAQMCQISGMDFAPDPILPLLSSQPEQVERALNERYSDAMKMLKPQGKELELLIAILPDNNGPLYGELKRICETDLGLISQCCLTKHVCKTGKQQYLANVALKINVKVGGRNTVLVDALMRRMPLVSDLPTIIFGADVTHPHPGEESSPSIAAVVASQDWPEVTKYAVLVGAQSHGQELIQDLFTEQKDLRGGTITGGMIKELLLSFYQATNQKPLRIIFYRDGVSEGQFFQVLVHEVQAIRKACESLEPNYQPLITFVVVQKRHHTRLFANNHADHRSIDRSGNILPGTVVDTKICHPTEFDFYLCSHAGVKGTSRPAHYHVLLDENGFTADQLQSLTNNLCYTYARCTRSVSIVPPAYYAHLAAFRARFYLLADTSDNGSTTNGASGRGARSPRGHGTAAAPASPAPVKPLPALKENVKKVMFFC